In Pedobacter sp. SL55, the following proteins share a genomic window:
- a CDS encoding 2OG-Fe(II) oxygenase produces the protein MDNDALANQLFEKVKPYLPETIEINSVIQAENGVWHLKELNNRLRFCKYSANQYFHRHLDGVHYRNDTTQSKLTFMIYLNSATEFEGGRTLFFKTKETNEIWASYIPKQGDLIVFDHNVWHEGEVLTKGEKFVLRSDILYSKKETEISKEPFTGHLGYIWSLLKIDDNTILSGGRDKEIKAWTVSGEQKQSLQGHQNSILCIEKMNDDIFISGSRDRQVIVWKDYKILNKIKAHSAIVLSLCRLDNNTFASSSGDNSIKIFELDGTVLRTFKEHTNWVWQVIKLGENIIASSSEDNSIKIWNCEIEKSINTFQESDPIISLAYNKQTRQLISGSLNGEISIRTLTDNYQEQEIMTFKAHIGIIRTIKFIDDKRFATGGEDNKVRIWSLDGQLISELEHQNFVQSIELLDNKTILSASYDGTIKTWKL, from the coding sequence ATGGACAATGATGCTTTAGCTAACCAACTCTTTGAAAAAGTAAAACCTTATCTGCCTGAGACAATCGAAATAAACTCAGTTATTCAAGCCGAAAATGGAGTTTGGCATTTAAAAGAATTGAATAACAGACTTAGATTTTGCAAATATTCAGCTAACCAATATTTCCACAGACATCTTGATGGTGTTCACTATCGAAACGACACAACCCAATCAAAGTTGACGTTTATGATTTATTTGAACAGTGCAACTGAATTTGAAGGTGGACGAACTTTATTTTTCAAAACAAAGGAAACGAATGAAATTTGGGCTTCATACATTCCCAAACAAGGCGACCTAATTGTTTTTGACCACAATGTTTGGCACGAAGGAGAAGTTTTAACGAAAGGCGAAAAATTTGTTTTAAGAAGCGATATTCTATATTCAAAAAAAGAAACCGAAATTAGCAAAGAACCTTTTACTGGTCATTTGGGCTACATATGGTCACTACTCAAAATTGACGACAACACAATTCTAAGTGGTGGCAGGGACAAAGAAATAAAGGCTTGGACTGTTTCAGGAGAACAAAAGCAATCTCTGCAAGGACATCAAAATTCGATTTTGTGTATTGAGAAAATGAATGACGACATTTTTATTTCGGGTTCAAGAGACCGACAAGTAATCGTTTGGAAAGACTACAAAATATTAAATAAAATAAAAGCTCATTCGGCAATTGTGCTTTCGTTGTGCCGTTTAGACAACAACACTTTCGCTTCAAGTAGTGGAGACAATTCCATCAAAATATTTGAACTTGACGGAACTGTTTTAAGAACTTTTAAAGAACACACAAATTGGGTTTGGCAAGTCATAAAACTTGGCGAAAACATTATTGCTTCAAGTTCGGAAGACAACTCAATAAAAATATGGAATTGCGAAATAGAAAAATCAATCAATACTTTTCAAGAAAGCGACCCAATTATTAGTCTTGCTTACAATAAGCAAACAAGACAACTCATCAGCGGAAGTTTGAATGGTGAAATTTCTATCCGAACTTTGACCGACAATTACCAAGAACAAGAAATAATGACATTCAAGGCACATATTGGAATTATTAGAACAATTAAATTTATTGACGACAAACGGTTTGCAACAGGTGGAGAAGATAATAAAGTTAGAATTTGGAGTTTAGACGGACAACTAATTTCAGAACTTGAACATCAAAATTTTGTGCAATCAATCGAACTTTTAGACAACAAGACAATATTAAGTGCATCGTATGACGGGACAATTAAAACTTGGAAACTATGA
- a CDS encoding HNH endonuclease: protein MSEQKRVYPKEFLEYVQSITNKRAKVVIDHILAHGFITTEDLEKTYGYNHPPRAARDVREAGIPLETFKIKSRDDKSIAAYKFGDLASLQTNRVAGRILFSKDFKHSLFIACGGRCQVCNGQFEERYLQVDHRVPYEVGGDTTDREPEHFMLLCGSCNRAKSWSCEHCDNWKTEKKPPVCMQCYWGSPANYNHIAMEQVRRLDLQWNGDEIKYYDALKVIADHNKIELPEFIKQLIADRAKRK, encoded by the coding sequence ATGTCAGAACAAAAACGAGTTTACCCCAAAGAATTTTTGGAATACGTTCAATCCATCACCAACAAAAGAGCAAAAGTTGTTATTGACCATATTTTGGCTCACGGCTTCATTACAACTGAAGACCTTGAAAAAACTTATGGCTATAATCATCCACCAAGAGCGGCAAGAGATGTTCGTGAGGCAGGAATACCGCTTGAAACTTTCAAGATAAAATCAAGAGACGACAAATCAATTGCGGCTTATAAGTTTGGCGACCTTGCATCTTTACAAACCAACCGAGTTGCAGGACGTATTTTGTTTTCAAAAGACTTCAAACACTCGTTATTTATAGCTTGTGGCGGACGTTGCCAAGTTTGTAACGGACAATTTGAAGAACGTTATTTACAAGTTGACCACAGAGTTCCGTATGAAGTTGGTGGCGACACAACAGACCGAGAGCCTGAACATTTTATGTTGTTGTGTGGTTCTTGCAACCGAGCAAAATCATGGAGTTGTGAACATTGCGACAATTGGAAAACGGAGAAGAAACCACCAGTTTGTATGCAATGCTATTGGGGCAGCCCAGCAAACTACAACCATATTGCAATGGAACAAGTTAGACGACTTGACCTTCAATGGAACGGTGACGAAATCAAATATTATGATGCTTTGAAAGTGATAGCTGACCATAACAAAATTGAACTTCCTGAATTTATAAAACAGCTAATTGCAGACAGAGCGAAACGAAAATAA
- a CDS encoding DNA adenine methylase → MKLPHPIPYQGSKRNLADQILRMFPDNFDNLIEPFAGSAAITIASAYFFKANSFVINDINQPLINLWDTIINNPKSMVKSYHDIWHGQLGNEEAYYYEIRDKFNDTKQPEYLLFLLAKCVKAAVRYNAQGGFNQSPDKRRLGRNPSLMRDDILRVSQLLKGKIQLHSTDYQNVLDLATADDLVYMDPPYQGTGVNGGFNYAGNIEFDNFVVSLFELNNNNVPYILSYDGRTGDKTYGSPLPDNLNLTKIEINAGRSSQATLLKRSEITYEAVFLSPALVSKIDLQKVTGKQNYQTELFAN, encoded by the coding sequence ATGAAATTACCACATCCTATACCTTATCAAGGAAGCAAAAGAAATTTGGCTGACCAAATTTTACGGATGTTTCCTGACAATTTTGACAACCTTATTGAACCATTTGCAGGTTCGGCAGCTATAACTATTGCTTCCGCTTACTTTTTTAAAGCTAATAGTTTTGTCATCAACGACATTAATCAGCCATTAATTAATCTTTGGGACACTATTATCAATAACCCAAAATCAATGGTAAAATCCTACCACGACATTTGGCACGGACAATTAGGCAACGAAGAAGCATATTATTACGAAATACGAGACAAGTTTAACGATACAAAACAACCCGAATATTTGTTATTTCTTTTAGCGAAATGTGTAAAAGCAGCAGTTCGCTACAATGCACAAGGCGGTTTTAACCAAAGCCCCGACAAAAGACGTTTAGGAAGAAACCCTTCTTTAATGCGTGATGACATTTTAAGAGTTTCGCAATTATTGAAAGGCAAAATTCAACTTCATTCAACAGACTATCAAAATGTGCTTGACCTTGCAACCGCAGACGATTTAGTTTACATGGACCCGCCCTACCAAGGCACGGGTGTAAATGGTGGTTTTAATTACGCAGGCAACATTGAATTTGACAACTTCGTTGTTTCGCTTTTTGAATTGAACAATAACAATGTACCATACATTTTAAGCTATGACGGACGGACAGGCGACAAAACTTATGGTAGCCCTTTGCCTGACAATCTCAATTTGACAAAAATTGAAATCAATGCAGGGCGTTCATCACAAGCTACACTTTTAAAGAGAAGTGAAATAACATACGAAGCTGTTTTTTTATCGCCAGCTTTGGTTTCAAAAATTGACTTGCAGAAAGTTACAGGAAAACAAAATTATCAAACAGAACTTTTTGCAAACTAA
- a CDS encoding amino acid permease: protein MNLKKPIDLLVAESAESGEGTLKRTLSNRSLVALGIGAIIGAGLFSLTGIAAAEHAGPAVTLSFVLAAVGCAFAGLCYAEFASMIPVAGSAYTYSYATMGEFMAWIIGWDLVLEYALGAATVGVSWSGYFNKLLHEFGVEMPLYLSKSFAEVDGGGINLPAIVIVSLLSLLLMRGTKESASLNNFLVIVKVAVVLLFIGLGWKFINPAYHTPYIPENTGVYGEFGISGIASGAALVFFAFIGFDAVSTAAQEAKNPQKGMPIGILGSLAVCTVLYVLFAHVMTGLVPFEIFKGDASPAATAFKVTGYSWLQMGLIIAILAGYTSVILVMLMGQSRVFYTMSKDGLLPKFFSSIHAKYSTPWKTNIFFMVFVSLFAGFVPVTDLGHMVSIGTLLAFSLVCIGVMILRKTDPNRERPFRTPLVPLVPILGIVVCVYLMYSLPIEAWVRLAIWMGLGVAIYFLYGKKNSVLGKKNNQG, encoded by the coding sequence ATGAATTTAAAGAAGCCTATTGATTTACTTGTTGCCGAATCGGCAGAAAGTGGTGAGGGCACTCTCAAACGTACCTTGAGCAATAGAAGTCTTGTAGCATTAGGTATTGGAGCTATTATTGGTGCAGGTTTATTCTCCTTAACGGGTATCGCTGCTGCAGAGCACGCTGGTCCTGCTGTAACCCTATCATTTGTATTAGCCGCTGTTGGCTGTGCTTTTGCTGGATTATGTTATGCAGAATTTGCCTCTATGATACCTGTAGCGGGTAGTGCATATACCTACTCTTATGCAACTATGGGCGAATTTATGGCCTGGATCATAGGATGGGATTTAGTATTGGAATATGCTCTCGGTGCTGCCACAGTTGGCGTATCATGGTCGGGATATTTTAATAAGCTACTGCATGAATTTGGAGTAGAAATGCCACTTTATCTCAGCAAATCATTTGCAGAAGTAGATGGTGGAGGAATAAACCTACCAGCCATAGTAATTGTGTCATTACTTTCGTTGTTATTAATGCGTGGCACAAAAGAATCTGCAAGCTTAAATAATTTCTTGGTAATTGTTAAAGTTGCCGTAGTATTATTGTTTATAGGCTTAGGTTGGAAATTCATCAATCCTGCATACCATACCCCTTACATTCCAGAAAACACTGGTGTTTATGGCGAATTTGGTATTTCTGGTATCGCATCTGGTGCAGCATTAGTTTTCTTTGCTTTCATTGGTTTCGATGCCGTTTCTACTGCAGCTCAAGAAGCTAAAAATCCTCAAAAAGGGATGCCAATTGGTATCTTAGGTTCGTTAGCAGTTTGTACCGTTTTATACGTTCTATTTGCTCACGTAATGACAGGTTTAGTTCCTTTCGAAATCTTTAAAGGTGATGCATCTCCTGCGGCTACAGCATTTAAAGTAACAGGTTACAGCTGGTTACAAATGGGGTTAATCATTGCTATTTTAGCGGGTTACACATCAGTAATTCTAGTAATGCTAATGGGACAATCTAGGGTATTCTACACCATGTCTAAAGATGGTTTATTGCCAAAATTCTTTAGTAGCATCCATGCAAAATACAGTACTCCATGGAAAACCAATATCTTTTTCATGGTATTTGTAAGTTTATTTGCAGGCTTTGTTCCAGTAACAGATTTAGGTCACATGGTATCAATTGGTACATTATTGGCTTTCTCATTAGTATGTATTGGTGTAATGATCTTACGTAAAACGGATCCTAATAGAGAGCGTCCTTTTAGAACTCCATTAGTACCATTAGTACCAATTTTAGGTATTGTAGTGTGCGTTTACTTAATGTATTCGTTACCTATCGAAGCTTGGGTTAGGTTAGCTATTTGGATGGGCTTAGGGGTAGCGATTTATTTCTTGTATGGCAAGAAAAACTCGGTTCTTGGTAAAAAGAATAATCAAGGATAA
- a CDS encoding sodium-translocating pyrophosphatase, whose product MEFLQNNLIYAIPLLGLVGILVMAVKSAWVNKQDAGDANMQELAGYIADGAMAFLKAEWKVLSIFAVFAAALLAYSGTVSEINGQPIHSSWVISIAFIIGAVFSALAGYIGMKSATKANVRTTQAARTSLKQALKVSFTGGTVMGLGVAGLAVLGLGGLFVIFLKYFNVIGANSSEMKTAIEVLTGFSLGAESIALFARVGGGIYTKAADVGADLVGKVEAGIPEDDVRNPATIADNVGDNVGDVAGMGADLFGSYVATILATMVLGQEITVNDNFGGMSPILLPMVICGLGIIFSIIGTWFVTIKDEKSNVQNALNLGNWSSIIITGVASFFIVKWMLPETLSLRGYEFSSMNVFYAIMVGLVVGTIMSIVTEYYTAMGKAPVNSIIQQSSTGHATNIIAGLSVGMKSTVIPILVLAGGIMASYYFAGLYGVAIAAAGMMATTAMQLAIDAFGPIADNAGGIAEMSQLPPEVRERTDNLDAVGNTTAATGKGFAIASAALTSLALFAAFVGIAGISAIDIYKAPVLAGLFVGGMIPFVFSALCIQAVGKAAMDMVQEVRRQFREIPGIMEYKAKPEYEKCVAISTQASIREMLMPGAIALITPVIVGFLFGPEVLGGLLAGVTVSGVLMGIFQSNAGGAWDNAKKSFEKGVEINGEMYYKKSEPHKSSVTGDTVGDPFKDTSGPSMNILIKLMSIVSLVIAPYIAISATEVNTNSGVEIKKEIRIQKSVDSLGNETVDTLVNETDTLIKH is encoded by the coding sequence ATGGAGTTTTTACAAAACAATCTTATTTATGCAATTCCCCTACTCGGTCTGGTGGGCATCTTGGTAATGGCTGTAAAAAGCGCTTGGGTTAACAAACAAGATGCCGGCGACGCCAACATGCAAGAACTTGCCGGCTACATTGCCGATGGCGCTATGGCCTTCTTAAAGGCAGAATGGAAAGTACTGAGTATTTTTGCCGTGTTTGCTGCCGCCCTCTTAGCTTATTCTGGAACAGTATCAGAAATTAACGGCCAACCTATTCATTCTAGCTGGGTTATCTCTATTGCCTTTATTATTGGCGCAGTATTTTCTGCATTGGCAGGATATATTGGAATGAAATCGGCCACTAAAGCCAACGTAAGAACCACACAAGCAGCCAGAACCAGTTTAAAACAAGCATTAAAAGTAAGTTTTACAGGCGGCACGGTAATGGGCTTAGGCGTTGCTGGCTTGGCGGTATTAGGTTTAGGCGGCTTATTTGTTATTTTCTTAAAATATTTTAACGTAATAGGCGCCAATAGCAGCGAAATGAAAACTGCCATTGAAGTATTAACTGGATTTTCTTTAGGAGCAGAATCTATTGCCTTGTTTGCTCGTGTAGGTGGAGGCATTTACACCAAAGCTGCCGATGTTGGTGCCGATTTAGTGGGCAAAGTAGAAGCAGGTATTCCAGAAGATGACGTGCGTAACCCAGCAACTATTGCCGATAACGTAGGCGATAACGTGGGCGATGTTGCTGGAATGGGTGCCGATTTATTTGGTTCTTATGTAGCTACAATTCTCGCAACCATGGTATTAGGGCAAGAAATTACAGTAAATGATAATTTTGGAGGCATGTCCCCTATCCTTTTACCAATGGTAATTTGCGGTCTTGGAATTATCTTCTCTATTATTGGTACTTGGTTTGTAACCATTAAAGACGAAAAATCTAACGTACAAAATGCACTCAACTTAGGCAACTGGTCTTCAATTATCATTACCGGTGTTGCTTCTTTCTTTATTGTAAAGTGGATGTTGCCCGAAACTTTGAGCTTACGTGGTTACGAATTTTCGAGCATGAATGTTTTTTACGCCATTATGGTGGGTTTGGTAGTAGGTACCATTATGAGTATCGTTACCGAGTACTATACTGCAATGGGTAAAGCACCTGTTAACTCCATTATCCAACAATCTTCTACGGGCCACGCCACCAATATCATTGCTGGTCTTTCTGTAGGGATGAAATCTACCGTTATTCCAATTTTGGTTTTAGCTGGCGGAATTATGGCTTCTTATTATTTCGCAGGTTTATATGGTGTGGCTATTGCTGCCGCAGGTATGATGGCTACCACCGCTATGCAATTAGCTATCGATGCCTTTGGCCCAATTGCAGATAACGCTGGTGGTATTGCCGAAATGAGCCAATTGCCACCAGAAGTACGTGAACGTACCGATAATTTAGATGCCGTAGGCAACACTACAGCTGCAACAGGTAAAGGATTTGCCATTGCTTCGGCGGCTTTAACCTCATTAGCTTTATTTGCAGCCTTCGTAGGTATTGCTGGTATTTCTGCCATCGATATTTATAAAGCACCTGTTTTAGCGGGCTTATTCGTTGGTGGAATGATTCCTTTTGTATTCTCAGCACTTTGTATACAAGCAGTTGGTAAAGCCGCTATGGATATGGTACAAGAGGTTCGTAGGCAGTTTAGGGAAATTCCAGGTATAATGGAATACAAAGCCAAACCAGAGTACGAAAAATGCGTGGCCATCTCAACACAAGCTTCTATTAGAGAAATGTTGATGCCTGGAGCCATTGCTTTAATTACACCTGTAATTGTAGGTTTTTTGTTTGGTCCAGAAGTATTAGGCGGGCTGTTAGCAGGTGTAACGGTATCTGGTGTATTGATGGGAATTTTCCAATCTAACGCTGGTGGTGCTTGGGATAATGCAAAAAAATCTTTCGAAAAAGGGGTAGAAATTAACGGAGAAATGTACTATAAAAAATCTGAACCACATAAGTCATCAGTTACTGGAGATACTGTTGGAGATCCGTTTAAAGACACTTCTGGTCCGTCAATGAACATTCTAATTAAGTTGATGTCTATAGTTTCTTTAGTAATTGCACCCTACATTGCCATTAGCGCAACAGAGGTAAATACCAATAGCGGTGTGGAAATAAAAAAAGAAATCCGCATACAAAAAAGTGTTGATTCATTGGGCAATGAAACGGTGGATACATTGGTAAACGAAACAGATACACTTATTAAGCATTAA
- a CDS encoding APC family permease, translating to MENQQEEVSSKRKLGLFDGVMLVMGSMIGSGIFIVSADIMRNLGSGYWLVVVWLITGVMTVAAAISYGELSAMFPKAGGQYTYLKETFGKMMGFLYGWGLFAVIQTGTIAAVAVAFGKFTAYLIPALNDAAPIFQSGSYKITWIQILAIGVILLLTYINTKGVEGGKLLQNLFTGSKIVALIGLIVLGFFLIKDSFWSENMSFGWDAFNNLNTDNSGSFLKTGWESISGMAIMGGIAAAMVGSVFSSVAWENVTFVSGEIENPKKNVVRSMVLGTTAVMVLYLLVNFVYLNALGRDAIAFAPNDRVAVTASEQIFGGTVGTYIIAILVMISTFGCVNGIVLAGSRVFQTMAKDGMFFKAAIENNKNGVPEKSLWMQGIWASVLCLSGQYGNLLDMISFVIVLFYMITVFGVIYLRFKKPDLERPYRTWLYPITPIVYLLIGAAFCGLLLIYKQQYTWPGLIIVLIGLPIYFLINKKETSESN from the coding sequence ATGGAAAATCAACAAGAAGAAGTTTCTTCTAAACGAAAATTAGGTCTTTTTGATGGCGTAATGCTGGTAATGGGCTCAATGATTGGCAGCGGTATTTTTATTGTAAGTGCCGATATCATGCGTAACCTAGGTTCGGGTTATTGGTTAGTTGTTGTTTGGCTCATTACAGGGGTAATGACTGTTGCCGCTGCAATTTCTTACGGAGAGCTATCTGCCATGTTCCCTAAAGCGGGTGGACAGTACACCTACTTGAAAGAGACTTTTGGCAAAATGATGGGTTTTCTTTACGGGTGGGGTCTATTTGCCGTAATACAAACTGGTACCATTGCCGCTGTAGCTGTTGCTTTTGGTAAATTTACCGCTTATTTGATACCTGCATTAAATGATGCCGCACCAATTTTTCAAAGCGGTAGCTACAAAATTACTTGGATACAGATTTTGGCTATTGGAGTAATCTTGCTCCTCACTTATATCAATACAAAAGGGGTTGAAGGAGGAAAATTATTACAAAATTTGTTTACTGGATCTAAGATTGTGGCGTTAATTGGCCTTATTGTGCTTGGTTTCTTTTTAATTAAAGATAGCTTTTGGTCTGAAAATATGAGTTTTGGTTGGGACGCTTTCAATAATCTCAATACAGACAATAGTGGAAGCTTTTTAAAAACTGGATGGGAATCTATTTCCGGAATGGCCATCATGGGAGGAATTGCGGCTGCCATGGTAGGTTCGGTATTTTCTAGTGTAGCTTGGGAAAACGTAACCTTTGTTTCTGGAGAAATCGAAAATCCGAAGAAAAATGTGGTGCGTTCTATGGTTTTGGGTACAACTGCTGTAATGGTACTTTATTTATTGGTTAACTTTGTATACCTAAACGCTTTAGGCAGAGATGCTATTGCATTTGCGCCAAATGATAGGGTAGCTGTAACAGCGTCAGAGCAAATTTTTGGCGGTACAGTGGGTACCTACATCATTGCTATTTTAGTGATGATCTCTACTTTTGGTTGCGTTAACGGAATAGTATTGGCAGGTTCTAGGGTATTCCAGACCATGGCTAAAGACGGAATGTTCTTTAAAGCCGCTATAGAAAATAATAAAAATGGAGTTCCAGAAAAATCATTGTGGATGCAGGGGATTTGGGCTTCTGTTTTGTGTTTAAGCGGTCAGTATGGCAATTTATTAGATATGATTTCTTTTGTAATTGTACTGTTTTATATGATTACCGTATTTGGCGTAATCTATTTAAGATTTAAAAAACCTGATTTAGAAAGACCTTACAGGACATGGTTATATCCAATTACTCCAATTGTGTATTTGTTAATTGGGGCAGCTTTTTGTGGTTTGCTATTGATTTATAAGCAACAATATACTTGGCCAGGTTTGATCATTGTATTGATTGGGCTTCCCATTTATTTCTTGATTAATAAGAAAGAAACGAGCGAGAGTAATTAG
- a CDS encoding copper homeostasis protein CutC, giving the protein MELNNKSPFRGLGLEICANSVESAIAAQQGGADRIELCTNLAEGGTTPSYGQIKWCVENLNTEVWPLIRPRGGDFLYSDAEFENILEDISYCKQIGCKGLVTGLLNKNGDIDEQRCAKIISVASPMPVAFHRAFDMSADLSKSLEKIIKLGFVRILTSGGKENAFVGAKKLKELVIQADNRIEIMPGAGINADNLLEIAQTTGARNFHTTAKSIVASKMQFRNEASKMAGENTDEFSHEQTDLIKVKVLKEILNHL; this is encoded by the coding sequence ATGGAACTTAACAATAAAAGCCCCTTTAGGGGTTTGGGGTTAGAAATCTGTGCCAATTCTGTTGAATCTGCTATTGCCGCTCAGCAAGGCGGTGCAGATCGTATTGAGCTTTGCACCAATTTGGCCGAAGGTGGTACTACGCCAAGTTACGGGCAAATTAAATGGTGTGTAGAAAATTTGAATACTGAGGTTTGGCCACTTATTCGTCCGAGGGGTGGAGATTTTTTATACAGTGACGCTGAATTTGAAAACATATTAGAAGATATATCTTATTGCAAACAAATTGGTTGTAAAGGCTTAGTTACAGGATTACTTAATAAAAATGGAGATATAGATGAACAGCGATGTGCTAAAATTATATCGGTAGCCTCTCCTATGCCCGTTGCTTTTCATCGTGCTTTTGATATGAGTGCTGATTTATCAAAATCACTAGAAAAAATTATCAAATTGGGGTTCGTAAGAATATTAACTTCTGGCGGAAAAGAGAATGCTTTTGTAGGTGCAAAAAAACTTAAAGAACTGGTAATACAGGCAGATAATCGAATAGAAATTATGCCCGGAGCTGGTATTAATGCTGATAATCTTTTAGAAATTGCTCAAACTACTGGTGCTAGAAACTTTCATACTACTGCAAAATCTATAGTAGCGAGTAAAATGCAATTTAGAAATGAGGCAAGTAAAATGGCTGGAGAAAATACAGATGAGTTTAGCCATGAACAAACAGATTTAATTAAAGTAAAAGTTTTAAAAGAAATACTTAATCATCTATAG
- a CDS encoding DUF2314 domain-containing protein — protein sequence MGLLSKIFGKKKVVDREGEPSMVYIPNEDERMNWAIEKANLTLWYFEESLKNPQQYQNYFSVKVCIMDGEIGEHIWLIEPHFDEEGNLFGTVGNEPVDVKTVKLDQKIGVDRDFISDWMIIEGGRLVGGYTLRAIRDGIPDDKKPEFDQSVGMYIDEGIDYLKANFDTPEGAILSLENAYDEQNIAKAVAAKDFETEAKLMLSRMGNVVDDEMIKQTAEVLELSFVKHTTENEWPNFSDLKRAFPHREKVNDNYWIITEICWYPDGSRSFQKLGTSKTANGWRVVGLVGD from the coding sequence ATGGGACTATTATCAAAAATTTTCGGAAAGAAAAAAGTTGTAGATCGCGAAGGCGAACCAAGTATGGTTTACATACCCAACGAAGACGAGCGAATGAACTGGGCTATAGAAAAAGCCAATTTAACCTTATGGTATTTCGAAGAAAGCCTTAAAAATCCACAACAGTACCAAAATTATTTCTCTGTAAAAGTTTGCATTATGGATGGCGAAATTGGAGAACACATTTGGCTGATAGAGCCTCATTTTGATGAAGAAGGTAATCTATTTGGCACAGTTGGAAACGAACCAGTTGACGTTAAAACCGTTAAATTGGACCAGAAAATAGGAGTTGATAGAGATTTCATATCCGATTGGATGATCATTGAAGGTGGCAGATTAGTTGGCGGTTATACGCTTAGGGCCATTAGAGACGGCATACCAGATGATAAAAAACCAGAATTTGATCAAAGTGTAGGAATGTATATTGATGAAGGCATCGATTATTTAAAAGCTAACTTTGATACTCCAGAGGGCGCCATATTATCGTTAGAAAATGCCTATGACGAACAAAACATAGCTAAAGCTGTTGCAGCTAAAGATTTTGAAACAGAAGCCAAGTTGATGTTGAGCCGAATGGGTAATGTTGTAGATGATGAAATGATTAAACAAACCGCCGAAGTTTTAGAATTAAGTTTTGTTAAACATACTACTGAAAATGAATGGCCAAACTTTAGCGATTTAAAAAGGGCTTTCCCTCATAGAGAAAAAGTAAACGATAACTACTGGATCATTACCGAGATTTGTTGGTATCCTGATGGAAGCAGATCTTTCCAAAAACTAGGCACTTCTAAAACCGCAAACGGCTGGCGAGTTGTGGGCCTTGTTGGCGACTAA
- a CDS encoding N(4)-(beta-N-acetylglucosaminyl)-L-asparaginase, translated as MYNRRKFIQTTALSAAVVALNKSCIAKNSKINKPIVISTWDFGVAANADAWKILNSNGKALDAVENGVKVAEADVKNQSVGYGGLPDRDGIVTLDACIMDHLSNCGAVLALEKIKHPIAVARLVMEKTPHVMLAGDGALQFALEQGFKAENLLTEKSKKDWQKWAKKAKYEPVSNIENKLYDNALNAAPEKLPGNQYNHDTIGMLALDAYGNLAGACTTSGMAYKLHGRIGDSPIIGAGLYIDNEIGGATATGVGEEVVRNVGSFLVVELMRQGYSPEDACKEAVMRIIKKKKDSTKDLQVGFLALNKNGEYGAYAIQKGFTFAVCDNQKQDLIIKGKSYY; from the coding sequence ATGTATAATCGGAGAAAATTTATCCAAACCACAGCACTATCTGCGGCTGTTGTGGCATTAAACAAATCTTGTATCGCAAAAAACAGCAAGATTAATAAGCCCATAGTAATTTCTACTTGGGATTTTGGCGTAGCAGCAAATGCCGATGCTTGGAAAATTTTAAATAGCAATGGTAAGGCTTTAGATGCTGTTGAAAATGGCGTTAAAGTTGCCGAGGCTGATGTTAAAAATCAATCGGTAGGCTACGGTGGTTTACCAGATAGAGATGGTATTGTTACGCTAGATGCCTGCATTATGGATCATTTGAGCAACTGCGGTGCTGTTCTGGCTTTAGAAAAAATCAAACATCCAATTGCTGTAGCTCGTTTAGTGATGGAAAAAACACCACACGTAATGCTTGCTGGAGATGGCGCCCTCCAATTCGCTTTAGAACAAGGCTTTAAAGCAGAAAATCTACTCACAGAGAAAAGCAAAAAAGACTGGCAGAAATGGGCTAAAAAAGCAAAATACGAACCTGTAAGTAATATCGAAAATAAGTTATATGACAACGCTCTTAATGCAGCGCCAGAGAAACTACCAGGAAACCAGTACAACCATGATACCATTGGAATGCTGGCTTTAGATGCTTACGGAAATTTAGCAGGTGCTTGCACTACAAGCGGTATGGCCTACAAATTACATGGTCGTATTGGCGATAGCCCAATTATTGGCGCTGGCTTGTACATTGATAATGAAATTGGTGGGGCAACCGCTACGGGTGTTGGCGAAGAAGTGGTACGTAATGTAGGCTCTTTTTTGGTGGTTGAACTGATGCGACAAGGATATTCGCCAGAAGATGCTTGTAAAGAAGCAGTAATGCGCATCATTAAAAAGAAAAAAGATAGCACCAAAGATTTGCAAGTTGGTTTCTTAGCATTAAACAAAAACGGAGAATATGGTGCTTACGCCATACAAAAAGGATTTACATTTGCGGTTTGCGATAACCAAAAACAAGATTTAATCATCAAAGGAAAAAGCTATTACTAA